A portion of the Saccharomyces paradoxus chromosome XV, complete sequence genome contains these proteins:
- the MSE1 gene encoding glutamate--tRNA ligase MSE1 (Mitochondrial glutamyl-tRNA synthetase~similar to YOL033W), producing the protein MILLKIPTRSYCSPSKITKGMGLSPLKKSLLSKKIKENIHPSLPVRTRFAPSPTGFLHLGSLRTALYNYLLARNTNGQFLLRLEDTDQKRLVDGAEENIYDILKWCNINYDETPVKQSERKLIYDKYVKILLSSGMAYRCFCSKERLNDLRRSAMELKPPSMASYDRCCAHLGEEEVNLKLAQGKPFTVRFKSPERYPIFTDLLHGEINIQPQVNFNDKRYDDLILVKSDKLPTYHLANVVDDHLMGITHVIRGEEWLPSTPKHIALYDAFGWVCPKFIHIPLLTTVGDKKLSKRKGDMSILDLKKQGVLPEALINFCALFGWSPPRDLASKKHECFSMEELENLFNLDGLTKGNAKVDDKKLWFFNKHFLQKRISNPSTLRKLVDEIMPALESRYNTSTISREKIAKILLNCGSCLPKINDFSGEFYYFFDKPKYDDNDAVAKFLSKNESPHIARLLKKFGQFQEGTNAQDVESMVETMYYEGGFPRKVTYQAIRFALAGCHPGAKIAAMIDILGIKESNKRLSEGLEFLQRKK; encoded by the coding sequence ATGATCCTGTTGAAAATTCCGACACGGTCTTATTGTTcaccttcaaaaataacaaagGGCATGGGCCTATCCccattgaagaaatccctattatccaaaaaaataaaggaaaacattCATCCTTCTTTACCTGTTAGAACTAGGTTTGCGCCCTCACCAACTGGATTTTTACACTTGGGGTCACTGAGAACAGCCCTTTACAATTATCTGCTGGCAAGAAATACCAATGGGCAGTTTTTGCTTCGTTTGGAGGATACAGACCAGAAGAGGCTAGTAGATGGAGCAGAAGAAAACATTTAcgatattttgaaatggTGTAACATAAACTACGACGAAACCCCCGTAAAGCAGAGCGAGAGGAAACTGATATATGACAAGTATGTGAAAATACTACTATCTTCTGGGATGGCGTATAGatgtttttgttcaaaGGAGCGATTGAATGATTTGAGGCGTTCGGCAATGGAATTGAAACCTCCATCGATGGCAAGCTATGATCGATGTTGTGCGCATCTAGGGGAAGAAGAAGTGAATCTTAAGCTAGCTCAAGGAAAGCCCTTCACTGTACGGTTTAAATCGCCGGAACGATATCCAATATTTACTGATCTTTTACATGGAGAAATCAATATTCAACCGCAAGTGAACTTCAATGATAAACGGTACGACGATCTTATTCTTGTTAAGTCTGATAAGTTACCAACCTATCATCTAGCAAATGTTGTAGATGACCATTTGATGGGGATAACCCATGTTATAAGAGGTGAGGAATGGCTACCTTCTACGCCTAAACATATCGCCTTATATGATGCATTTGGGTGGGTTTGTCCAAAGTTTATCCACATTCCCTTATTGACAACTGTTGGTGATAAGAAACTgagtaaaagaaaaggtgATATGTCTATCttggatttgaaaaagcaaggAGTTTTGCCGGAGGCCTTGATTAACTTTTGTGCGCTATTTGGTTGGTCTCCTCCAAGAGATCTGGCTTCGAAAAAGCACGAGTGTTTTTCAATGGAGGAATTGGAGAATCTTTTTAATCTGGATGGTTTGACGAAGGGAAATGCCAAAgttgatgataaaaaacTGTGGTTCTTCAATAAGcattttttgcaaaaaagaatatctAATCCTTCGACTTTGAGGAAACTTGTTGACGAAATTATGCCTGCTTTGGAATCCAGATATAACACATCTACCATTAGCCgtgaaaaaatagcaaaaaTTTTACTGAATTGTGGCAGTTGTCTACCCAAGATTAACGATTTTTCTGGTGagttttattatttttttgacaaGCCCAAGTACGATGATAATGATGCTGTCGCGAAATTTCTAAGCAAGAACGAAAGCCCCCACATTGCTAGgttattaaagaaatttggaCAGTTTCAAGAAGGCACTAATGCTCAAGACGTGGAATCTATGGTGGAAACGATGTATTATGAGGGTGGTTTCCCTAGAAAAGTCACGTACCAGGCAATAAGGTTTGCCCTTGCAGGATGCCATCCAGGTGCCAAAATAGCAGCCATGATAGATATTCTGGGCATCAAGGAGAGTAACAAAAGGCTATCCGAAGGTTTGGAGTTCTtgcaaaggaaaaaataa
- the OPI10 gene encoding Opi10p (Protein with a possible role in phospholipid biosynthesis~similar to YOL032W), whose amino-acid sequence MFAAIASGNPLQLSVEVPNSNGLQHTIVLSRTKPKLYSHITLFILPNVTFPQDYIATVYFKLSPQEEFKLFGYLSGEKPSAIFKVQIPSSKKETADTGDGLGEIDMDVDDGSGANDSFTDTNGSSSNNISELIIGISIEPREQGMMKLEEWRASMNAEAQKNSSLVLSRPNLGIIRNITTAGQLAQVYPSLTQELAAKIVQHAYNYLSGFLDAQGNVPIKRFDTWWDKFRNRLANDGTFLDEVTKN is encoded by the coding sequence ATGTTTGCTGCAATTGCTTCAGGAAATCCATTACAACTGTCAGTAGAAGTCCCCAATTCGAATGGGTTACAGCATACAATTGTCCTTTCTCGAACGAAACCTAAATTATATTCGCATATAACACTGTTTATATTACCTAATGTCACCTTTCCCCAGGATTATATAGCTACAGTTTACTTCAAACTCAGTCCTCAGGAAGAGTTCAAATTATTTGGTTACCTAAGCGGTGAGAAACCTAGTGCCATATTCAAAGTGCAGATACCGAGCTCGAAGAAAGAGACTGCGGATACTGGTGATGGATTAGGTGAGATAGACATGGATGTAGATGACGGTTCAGGAGCCAATGACTCGTTTACTGACACAAATGGAAGTAGTAGTAACAACATATCAGAATTAATTATCGGTATTTCCATTGAGCCTCGAGAACAAGGAATGATGAAACTAGAGGAGTGGAGGGCCAGCATGAATGCGGAAGCACAAAAGAACAGCTCATTGGTCTTGTCAAGACCTAACCTGGGAATAATTAGGAATATTACCACAGCGGGGCAGTTGGCACAAGTTTACCCTTCATTGACACAAGAATTGGCCGCGAAAATCGTACAGCATGCATATAATTATTTATCTGGGTTCTTAGATGCTCAGGGAAACGTGCCCATCAAGAGGTTTGATACATGGTGGGACAAATTTAGAAATAGACTGGCTAACGATGGGACTTTCTTGGATGAAGTAACTAAAAATTAG
- the SIL1 gene encoding Sil1p (Nucleotide exchange factor for the ER lumenal Hsp70 chaperone Kar2p~similar to YOL031C), whose product MVRILPIILTALSLKVVASTISHLPIPSVPSGGQIMSADDIQDLEISGNSICVNGRCYPKLFEPGHDWQPILPGQELPGGLNIRINMETGLKEAKLNDEESVNNNDSHELVISSEDTKASPDDYEFSSDFKEMRNIIDSHPTLSSHDISILEDKFDRIMEFAHDYKHGYKIITHEFALLANVSLNENLPLTLRELSTRVITSCLRNNPPVVEFISENFVNFKSKIMAAVSNLNDSNNRSSNILIKRYLSILNELPVTSQDFPIYSTVVLRNVYEGNNKDKQLQIKILELISKIFEADMYENDDTNLILYKRNAENWSPNLQEWANEFQEMVQNKSIDELHTRTFFDTLYNLKKTFKNDITINKGFLNWLAQQCEARQSNLDNGLQDRDTEQDSFDKKLIDSRHLIFGNPMAHRIKNFRDEL is encoded by the coding sequence ATGGTCCGGATTCTTCCCATAATTTTGACCGCCCTGTCTTTGAAAGTAGTAGCGAGTACAATATCGCATTTACCTATACCCTCAGTGCCATCTGGAGGCCAAATTATGTCTGCAGACGATATTCAAGACCTGGAAATTTCAGGTAATTCGATCTGCGTTAACGGTCGCTGCTATCCTAAGTTATTTGAGCCAGGACACGATTGGCAGCCCATATTGCCAGGACAAGAACTACCTGGCGGCTTGAATATAAGAATTAACATGGAAACTGGTCTAAAAGAGGCAAAActaaatgatgaagaaagtgTCAACAATAATGATAGCCATGAATTAGTTATTTCCTCGGAGGACACGAAAGCATCGCCTGATGACTACGAATTTTCCAGCGATTTCAAAGAGATGAGGAACATCATAGATTCTCACCCAACTTTATCTTCACATGACATTTCCATATTGGAGGATAAGTTTGATAGAATAATGGAATTCGCGCATGATTACAAGCATGGCTACAAGATTATTACCCATGAATTTGCCCTCTTGGCCAACGTTAGTCTCAATGAAAATTTACCATTAACGTTAAGGGAACTAAGTACCAGAGTCATTACCAGCTGTTTAAGGAATAACCCCCCTGTAGTCGAATTCATCAGTGAGAATTTTGTGAAtttcaaaagcaaaataaTGGCCGCCGTGTCAAACCTGAATGATTCCAACAACAGATCCTCCAATATCTTAATAAAGAGATATTTATCTATTTTAAATGAATTGCCCGTCACGTCTCAAGATTTCCCCATATACTCTACGGTTGTTTTACGAAATGTATATGAAGGAAACAATAAGGACAAACAGTtacaaataaaaatcttGGAGTTGATCAGCAAGATTTTCGAGGCTGACATGTACGAAAATGACGATACAAATCTAATTTTATACAAAAGGAATGCAGAAAATTGGTCACCAAATCTGCAAGAATGGGCAAACGAGTTCCAAGAGATGGTCCAGAACAAAAGTATCGACGAACTACATACAAGAACGTTTTTTGACACCCTTTAcaacttgaagaaaactttcaaaaacgATATCACTATCAACAAAGGTTTTTTGAATTGGTTAGCGCAACAATGTGAAGCCAGGCAATCTAACTTGGACAACGGGCTCCAAGACAGAGATACTGAACAAGATTCATTCGATAAGAAACTCATCGACAGCAGACACTTAATTTTTGGCAACCCCATGGCTCAcagaatcaaaaatttcagagATGAACTATGA
- the GAS5 gene encoding 1,3-beta-glucanosyltransferase (1,3-beta-glucanosyltransferase~similar to YOL030W): MLLRSLTSAFVLSAGLAQAASGSNISTPSIEVKGNAFFNSESGERFYIRGVDYQPGGSSNLTDPLADASICDRDIPVLKDLGINTVRVYTVDNSQDHSHCMKLLQENGIYLILDVNTPTSAISRYDPACSYNADYLQSVFASIDAFADYDNVLGFFAGNEVINSVNTTNTATYVKAVVRDMKKYIKARKYRQIPVGYSAADIVANRQLAAEYFNCGDDSDARIDMFGVNDYSWCGESSFVVSGYSTKMKLYQDYSVPVFLSEFGCNQVKSSRPFTEIEAIYSTQMSSVFSGGLVYEYSNETNNYGLVQIDGDKVTKLTDFENLKNEYSKVSNPQGDGGYSTSNNYSTCPDYQKGVWEANNTLPAMPSAASAYFTSGAGSPMGTGIATQQSCDSKDDDDEEDDEDSSSSSASSSSASSSSSSSASSSSESSSSTSKASSSSASASETSLVKSAASATSSSQSSSKSKGAAGIIEIPLIFRALAELYNLVL, encoded by the coding sequence ATGTTACTACGTTCTCTTACAAGTGCCTTCGTTTTGAGTGCTGGTTTGGCTCAGGCTGCTAGCGGCAGCAACATTTCTACACCCTCCATTGAAGTCAAAGGCAATGCATTTTTTAATTCGGAGTCTGGTGAAAGATTTTATATCCGTGGTGTCGACTACCAGCCTGGTGGTTCTTCTAACTTAACTGATCCCTTAGCAGACGCTTCTATCTGTGATAGAGACATCCCCGTTCTAAAGGATCTAGGGATAAATACTGTCAGAGTTTATACGGTGGACAACTCGCAAGATCATTCTCATTGTATGAAATTGTTGCAGGAAAACGGTATATACTTGATCCTGGATGTCAACACACCCACTAGTGCTATTTCTCGTTACGATCCAGCTTGCTCCTATAACGCAGACTACTTACAAAGCGTATTTGCCTCGATTGATGCCTTTGCTGATTACGACAACGTTCTAGGGTTCTTTGCCGGTAACGAAGTCATCAATAGCGTTAATACTACCAATACTGCTACTTACGTCAAGGCGGTCGTCAGAGATATGAAGAAATACATCAAGGCTAGAAAATACAGACAAATTCCTGTAGGTTATTCAGCTGCTGATATCGTCGCTAACAGACAATTGGCTGCTGAATATTTCAACTGCGGTGATGATTCTGATGCTAGAATCGACATGTTTGGTGTTAATGACTATTCTTGGTGTGGCGAATCCTCATTTGTGGTATCGGGCTATTCTACCAAGATGAAGTTATATCAAGATTACTCTGTTCCTGTTTTCTTAAGTGAATTTGGTTGTAACCAAGTCAAGAGTTCTCGTCCTTTCACAGAAATTGAAGCTATCTACTCTACTCAAATGTCTTCTGTGTTCTCTGGTGGACTAGTCTACGAATATTCCAACGAAACTAACAATTATGGGCTGGTTCAAATTGATGGAGACAAAGTCACCAAGCTaacagattttgaaaacttgaaaaacgAATACAGTAAAGTCTCCAACCCACAAGGTGATGGTGGTTACAGTACTTCCAACAACTATTCTACATGTCCTGACTACCAAAAGGGTGTCTGGGAAGCTAATAATACTTTGCCTGCTATGCCAAGTGCTGCTTCTGCTTACTTCACGTCTGGAGCAGGTTCTCCTATGGGAACCGGCATTGCCACGCAACAAAGCTGTGATTCTAAGGACGACGACGACGAAGAAGACGACGAAgactcttcttcttcttctgcctcttcttcttctgcttcctcatcatcttcctcttctgcttcttcatcttccgAATCATCATCCTCAACTTCAAAGGCGTCCTCCTCTTCCGCTTCCGCTAGCGAAACTAGCTTGGTAAAATCCGCCGCATCTGCTACTTCGTCCAGCCAATCGTCTTCGAAATCAAAAGGTGCTGCCGGGATTATCGAAATTCCTTTGATTTTCCGTGCTTTGGCTGAACTTTATAACTTGGTTTTATGA